Proteins from a genomic interval of Granulicella sp. L56:
- a CDS encoding sugar porter family MFS transporter — MMRSNNFSSTLLRGILTGSASGILFGFDTAVIAGSTALLTQQYHLSERALGITVSIALWGTVVGSLTAGRIAQQFGGRSSLSLLAFCYLISAIGCAFAPGWFWLLVARFVGGLGVGGTSVVGPVYIAEIAPARWRGRMVGLFQINVVLGVLLAYLSNFLLERASLPFALWRWQLGIGMVPAALLLLLLIRTPESPRWLISRGYLNDAKQVLDALGSENAKAQLEIIEQSFREEVEHEKAPLFTRALMRPLLLAAALAAFNQLSGINAILYYLNDVFAAAGYNRLTSSSLAVDVGLMNLVATICAISIIDYLGRRLLLLIGSVGMALSLASIAWIFHAHAHRNALILLLATYMVSFAISQGAVIWVYISEIFPNATRSRGQSLGSTTHWIMNAVIAGIFPVLVTEGMWLPFATFAAMMALQFVVVWFYLPETRGMTLEQITHLLRPKALP, encoded by the coding sequence ATGATGCGCTCTAACAATTTTTCGTCGACCCTGCTCCGAGGCATCCTCACCGGATCCGCCAGCGGAATCCTGTTTGGCTTTGATACCGCCGTTATTGCCGGGAGCACGGCCCTGCTGACGCAGCAGTATCACCTGTCCGAACGTGCGCTTGGCATCACCGTCTCAATCGCTCTTTGGGGAACGGTCGTGGGATCGCTGACAGCAGGGAGAATCGCACAACAATTTGGAGGCCGATCCTCTCTCAGCCTGCTCGCGTTCTGTTATCTGATCTCCGCGATTGGATGCGCTTTCGCTCCGGGATGGTTCTGGCTACTGGTGGCGCGGTTCGTTGGCGGCCTCGGCGTCGGTGGCACCTCGGTCGTCGGCCCTGTCTACATCGCGGAAATTGCACCGGCACGATGGCGAGGCCGGATGGTTGGGCTCTTTCAGATAAACGTTGTACTGGGAGTTCTTCTGGCCTATCTATCGAACTTCCTGCTGGAGCGTGCCTCGCTTCCCTTCGCTCTCTGGCGCTGGCAACTTGGAATCGGTATGGTTCCCGCAGCATTGCTGCTTTTGCTTCTCATACGAACCCCCGAAAGCCCGCGATGGCTGATCTCTCGCGGCTATCTCAATGATGCCAAGCAGGTCCTCGACGCTCTCGGCAGCGAGAATGCCAAAGCTCAGTTAGAGATTATCGAACAAAGTTTCCGTGAAGAAGTGGAGCACGAAAAAGCGCCCCTCTTCACGCGCGCGCTCATGCGGCCGCTGCTGCTCGCTGCTGCGCTCGCGGCGTTCAACCAACTCTCCGGCATCAACGCCATTCTTTATTACCTCAATGATGTCTTCGCCGCTGCCGGATACAACCGGCTGACCTCGTCATCCCTGGCGGTCGATGTTGGCTTGATGAACCTCGTGGCTACCATCTGCGCTATCTCCATCATCGACTACCTGGGCCGCCGACTTCTGCTGCTCATCGGTTCCGTGGGGATGGCCCTTTCACTCGCATCGATCGCCTGGATCTTTCATGCACACGCGCATCGCAACGCACTCATCCTGCTGCTCGCGACGTACATGGTCTCCTTCGCCATCTCGCAGGGGGCAGTCATTTGGGTTTACATTAGCGAGATCTTTCCCAATGCCACACGCAGCCGGGGCCAGAGTCTCGGCTCCACAACCCACTGGATTATGAATGCCGTCATCGCGGGCATCTTCCCCGTGCTCGTCACCGAAGGCATGTGGCTTCCCTTCGCCACCTTCGCAGCCATGATGGCGTTACAATTTGTCGTTGTCTGGTTTTATCTGCCGGAGACGCGCGGGATGACACTCGAACAAATCACCCATCTGCTCAGGCCGAAGGCTCTTCCTTAG
- a CDS encoding SGNH/GDSL hydrolase family protein yields MASRWLSRLICAAIVSTGITTSLNAQQPDFGLHNGDHVVFYGDSITDQRNYTMEIETFVLTRYPGMHIQFTNSGWGGDRVTGGGGGPIDLRLQRDVSVYKPTVVTIMLGMNDGGYKTATEASNKIFFDGYRHIRDVLQQSAPQARITAIEPSPYDDVTRPPAFPVLDGAPYNQSLIGYGKWIGTFAKENKWTVADANTDFVHMLERANQTDPVVAKEILPDHIHPSFGGSLIVAEAVLKSWNTRPIVASVAINASGPRPKLSHAEHALVTALTSTDGLRWTETDDALPLPLVQWENMWGGGPTIGLVVGSSDFVTALDQEPLVVSGLKDGVYSLRIDGQSVGTFTNDQLGKGVNLATLKTPMTDQAMSVYQLTTEHGDLHYDRWRHVEVPLGTMADAPPAMTALDLLESKVVEKQQQLAVPIAHSFELVPNP; encoded by the coding sequence ATGGCATCCAGATGGCTTAGTCGGCTCATTTGTGCCGCCATCGTCAGCACGGGAATCACGACCAGCCTGAACGCGCAGCAGCCTGACTTCGGCTTGCACAACGGAGATCACGTTGTCTTCTATGGCGATAGCATTACCGATCAGCGCAATTACACCATGGAGATCGAAACGTTCGTCCTGACACGCTATCCGGGAATGCATATTCAGTTCACCAACTCAGGCTGGGGTGGTGACCGGGTGACTGGCGGTGGTGGTGGCCCTATCGATCTTCGCCTCCAACGCGACGTTTCGGTCTATAAGCCGACCGTTGTTACGATCATGCTCGGCATGAATGATGGCGGCTACAAAACTGCCACCGAAGCATCAAACAAGATCTTCTTCGATGGCTACCGGCACATCCGCGACGTCTTGCAGCAGAGCGCCCCTCAGGCTCGCATCACGGCGATTGAGCCCTCTCCGTATGACGACGTCACCCGTCCTCCCGCCTTCCCGGTCCTCGATGGCGCACCCTATAACCAGAGCCTCATCGGATACGGGAAATGGATTGGCACCTTCGCGAAGGAGAATAAGTGGACAGTTGCCGATGCAAACACGGACTTTGTTCATATGCTTGAACGGGCAAATCAGACCGATCCTGTCGTGGCAAAGGAAATCCTTCCCGATCACATTCACCCTTCCTTCGGCGGTAGCCTAATAGTTGCGGAAGCCGTGTTGAAGTCCTGGAATACGCGTCCCATCGTCGCATCCGTCGCGATCAACGCATCTGGACCTCGACCGAAACTCAGCCATGCTGAACATGCGCTCGTCACTGCATTGACGAGCACCGATGGTCTTCGATGGACGGAGACCGACGACGCCCTTCCTTTGCCTCTCGTTCAATGGGAAAACATGTGGGGCGGGGGGCCGACCATCGGGCTGGTTGTAGGCAGTTCAGATTTCGTGACAGCACTCGACCAGGAGCCGCTCGTCGTCTCCGGCTTGAAGGACGGAGTATATTCCCTTCGCATCGATGGACAAAGCGTAGGTACCTTCACTAATGATCAGCTCGGCAAAGGAGTTAACCTTGCCACGCTCAAGACCCCCATGACCGACCAGGCCATGAGTGTCTACCAACTCACCACCGAGCATGGCGACCTACATTATGACCGCTGGCGTCACGTCGAAGTCCCCCTCGGCACGATGGCGGACGCGCCCCCTGCCATGACAGCGCTGGACCTCCTCGAATCGAAGGTTGTCGAAAAGCAGCAGCAACTCGCCGTGCCCATTGCTCACAGCTTCGAGCTTGTACCAAACCCTTAA
- a CDS encoding GH92 family glycosyl hydrolase, with protein MNKDRRTFLKSAAIGVSASLCRVDAVAASVPHELSSAEMSVTLSGPRHLADYVNVLQGTNSSPSYSRGNTLPIVAAPFGMAHWTIQTTSERGNWFFHPADPRIEGVRCTHQLAPWLGDYGQVAILPFCGRPDLTPTGRASSYRPRDLHLTPYGMHVELRRYSVTIDLAPTERCAIMELTFAEPGPAGLCVAIPGNKGTCVASGTPGSFIATSPSNQGGVAPGFATYYALSIDDPTVQLDFQQMEKEGVAALRFNVKANQRVQLRIGTSFISGEQAKLNLDRELGTLSLSQLTDRAAEAWEQQLGRIRIVEPDQTRNKIFYSALYRASLFPRIWHEVDASGTTVHRSPYNGSVTNGVMYADHGFWDVYRAWYPMMTLIYPDRLAEILQAWVNAAKEGGWLPQFPCPGYRGAMSGSPIDTVFADAAVKNIKGFELDIAYEALRKHATTPLKQTPGYGRQGVADYLALGYLPADKHGASLTETLDAAYGDFCIGQVAKVLGRHADAQMFEERSQNWHKVFDPGTKFLRPRLSDGQWPKNFLPIRWGNGYVEGSAWQYRVSVPHDPKGLIAAMGGKVAFVDALDQLTTMQPRFDVGDYGFEIHEMSEMAAVDFGQYAHSNQPSHHILYMYAMAGRPDRTQYWVRRVLDELYTVDDFAGDEDTGSMAAWYILSSLGFYSLCPGRPSYVLGSPLFHEATLHLPSGVKTRIRAVNQVPGNPYVSTCTFNGKPITSSQIDHASLASGGELVFTMQNKPS; from the coding sequence ATGAACAAGGACCGGCGAACCTTTCTCAAATCGGCGGCAATCGGTGTAAGTGCTTCGTTGTGTCGCGTGGATGCCGTTGCTGCCTCTGTCCCACACGAACTCAGTTCTGCAGAGATGTCTGTTACGTTATCTGGCCCTCGCCACCTCGCTGACTATGTCAATGTTCTGCAGGGCACGAATTCCAGCCCATCCTATTCGCGTGGCAATACTTTGCCCATCGTCGCCGCACCATTCGGCATGGCGCATTGGACCATCCAAACCACCTCAGAGCGCGGCAACTGGTTCTTCCATCCCGCAGATCCTCGCATTGAAGGAGTACGCTGTACGCACCAACTGGCTCCCTGGCTTGGCGACTATGGACAGGTTGCCATTCTTCCTTTTTGCGGAAGACCCGACCTGACACCCACAGGAAGAGCTTCTTCGTATCGACCCCGAGATCTGCACCTGACTCCCTACGGCATGCACGTCGAACTCCGCCGTTACAGTGTGACCATCGACCTTGCGCCGACAGAACGCTGCGCCATCATGGAGCTAACGTTCGCAGAACCTGGGCCCGCGGGTCTATGTGTTGCGATTCCGGGCAACAAAGGCACCTGCGTAGCATCGGGCACTCCAGGGTCTTTCATTGCAACTTCTCCGAGCAATCAGGGTGGAGTCGCACCCGGCTTCGCGACCTACTACGCGCTCTCCATCGACGATCCCACTGTTCAGCTCGACTTTCAGCAGATGGAAAAAGAAGGCGTCGCCGCCCTCCGCTTCAACGTGAAGGCTAATCAACGCGTTCAACTGCGCATTGGCACATCCTTCATCTCCGGCGAACAAGCGAAGTTGAATCTCGATCGTGAACTCGGAACCCTATCGCTCAGTCAACTGACCGATAGGGCCGCCGAAGCATGGGAGCAGCAACTCGGCCGCATTCGCATCGTGGAGCCGGACCAGACGCGCAATAAGATCTTCTACTCCGCGCTTTACCGCGCTTCACTCTTCCCACGCATCTGGCATGAGGTCGATGCCTCGGGCACGACCGTGCATCGCAGCCCCTACAACGGTTCCGTCACTAACGGAGTCATGTACGCCGACCATGGGTTCTGGGATGTGTACCGCGCCTGGTATCCCATGATGACGCTGATTTATCCCGACCGGCTCGCAGAGATACTGCAAGCCTGGGTCAATGCCGCCAAGGAAGGTGGCTGGCTCCCGCAATTCCCTTGCCCGGGCTATCGCGGCGCGATGAGCGGCAGCCCCATTGATACAGTCTTTGCCGATGCGGCCGTCAAGAACATCAAGGGTTTCGAACTCGACATAGCCTATGAGGCACTGCGCAAGCACGCAACGACTCCTCTCAAGCAGACACCTGGCTACGGACGCCAGGGTGTTGCCGACTACCTGGCCCTTGGCTATCTTCCTGCGGACAAGCACGGCGCCTCGCTCACCGAAACTCTTGATGCAGCCTATGGAGATTTCTGCATCGGTCAGGTCGCCAAGGTCCTTGGGCGACACGCCGACGCTCAGATGTTCGAAGAACGCTCCCAAAACTGGCACAAGGTATTTGATCCCGGCACAAAGTTCCTGCGGCCTCGCCTGAGTGATGGACAGTGGCCAAAGAACTTTCTCCCGATTCGCTGGGGAAATGGCTACGTCGAAGGATCGGCGTGGCAGTACCGCGTCTCAGTTCCACACGATCCCAAAGGCCTCATTGCTGCCATGGGTGGCAAAGTTGCGTTCGTTGACGCGCTGGACCAACTCACCACCATGCAGCCGCGTTTCGACGTAGGAGACTACGGCTTCGAGATTCACGAGATGTCTGAGATGGCAGCGGTCGATTTTGGTCAGTACGCTCATTCGAATCAACCTTCGCATCACATCTTATACATGTACGCCATGGCCGGCCGGCCCGACCGCACGCAGTACTGGGTCCGCCGCGTGCTCGACGAGCTCTATACCGTCGATGACTTCGCGGGCGATGAGGACACTGGCTCCATGGCCGCCTGGTACATTCTCAGCTCACTCGGCTTCTACTCGCTTTGCCCCGGACGACCTTCTTACGTTTTGGGTTCGCCACTCTTTCACGAAGCCACCTTGCATCTGCCATCCGGCGTCAAAACACGCATCCGCGCTGTGAACCAGGTTCCCGGAAACCCCTACGTCAGCACATGCACCTTCAATGGCAAGCCCATCACTTCATCACAAATTGACCATGCTTCCCTGGCTTCAGGTGGAGAGTTGGTCTTCACCATGCAGAACAAGCCCAGCTAG
- a CDS encoding carboxypeptidase regulatory-like domain-containing protein: MRRVFIAFLLACTASICAAQSNTGTILGLVQDSRGYSIPGASILLSNQGTGFSQKLVTDSTGTFISAPLPLGIYSVTVSSPGFSTSVKAGMNLQVSDRMQLRFSLKPGDVKETISVTGQAPLIDAASTTLGGVVSKQQVADLPINGRSVTDLLALVPGVQLRGNSNQLSVGGQGTFTNEGGLHVLLDGGDASRVDFDDVGNTYGSSAGRVSRASVDAVEEFRVYTDSYSAEYGQTQGGVVNLVTKSGTNQYHGSLFEYFRNEVLDARDYFNPAPNYKPAYRLNQFGGTFGGRFIRDKLFFFTDYEAVRQRSGNILAAVVPTAAARASAVPVVQSAFATLPLPNGAISASDPRFGAYTESISNPLTENTGIVKIDWQLRPSDHITGRYNANQNLTETYTGVALGQVQDAPGFMQLAMLNYTHTFTPNVINEASFFFNRFHVDPRASNVASVLTSPIIGFGEGAGVGPGLFDLHVANNSFTWQDNVTIVHGRNQIKVGGTAIRNQDNKELGYQMTVSYLTFADAQQNLAFSDGTLGFPRIGIRNTYFYLFGQDNLQVSRQLSFNMGLRYQYDSSPTESQGRIANFNPATNKLDPVGGTVLNAPRLNFAPRFGISYSPRASGNLVLRGGFGIFFSDLNAGNLAQNLPSNTGLGFSASVNNVQVPGLQGLPFPDLASFAVPTTNFSAIVKNYQEPYSEKWNFNVQQALGSSAMIQVGYSGARGLHLIEGYDLNRLSPGSTVRPLPQFGSINTNTTSAISNYQAFQLIFKKRWPSGLSFNASYTLSHSLDDAPTVFGSYQDDHNPIGDYGNSDFDDRHNLEFDASYAIPAIPHMMKIVGSGWQYNTITEIRSGFPYSISCGCDPENVGQASSRADVVPGVSPRPQGFSIPLNQINPAAFAIPVGHFGTSTRNAYYGPDAVNFDMSLFKSFPLPKLEKQQITFRAEAFNIFNHPQFSNPQSALNNIPQFGQTTSTLSTQEGFHTSRQLQFALRYSF; encoded by the coding sequence ATGAGACGTGTTTTTATAGCATTTCTGCTTGCCTGCACTGCATCCATCTGCGCAGCACAGTCAAATACTGGGACGATCCTGGGGCTGGTGCAAGACTCTCGAGGCTACTCTATTCCTGGGGCATCGATTCTTCTGAGCAATCAGGGAACAGGTTTCTCGCAGAAACTTGTTACGGACTCGACAGGAACGTTCATCTCAGCTCCACTGCCGCTCGGGATCTACAGCGTTACCGTGTCCTCTCCGGGATTTTCGACCAGCGTCAAGGCTGGGATGAATTTGCAGGTCTCGGACCGTATGCAACTTCGCTTCTCCCTCAAACCGGGGGACGTGAAGGAGACGATCTCGGTGACTGGGCAGGCTCCCCTCATTGATGCCGCGTCAACAACTCTTGGCGGTGTTGTGAGCAAGCAACAGGTTGCGGATCTCCCGATCAATGGGAGGAGCGTCACTGATCTTCTTGCGCTGGTACCTGGAGTCCAACTACGCGGCAATTCAAATCAACTGAGTGTAGGCGGTCAGGGAACCTTCACCAATGAGGGAGGGCTGCATGTGCTACTCGATGGCGGCGATGCAAGCCGAGTCGACTTTGACGATGTAGGAAATACTTATGGGTCGAGCGCTGGACGGGTTTCCCGCGCAAGCGTGGATGCAGTGGAGGAGTTTCGCGTTTACACGGATTCGTACTCAGCCGAATACGGCCAGACGCAGGGAGGTGTCGTAAACCTGGTTACGAAATCAGGTACCAACCAGTATCACGGCAGCTTATTTGAATACTTCCGTAATGAAGTGCTCGATGCTCGTGACTACTTCAACCCTGCACCAAACTATAAGCCGGCCTATCGGCTCAACCAGTTTGGCGGAACGTTTGGTGGTCGCTTCATCCGCGACAAGCTTTTCTTCTTTACAGATTACGAAGCGGTTCGCCAGCGGAGTGGAAATATCCTCGCGGCAGTTGTTCCTACGGCCGCTGCAAGGGCATCTGCGGTGCCTGTAGTTCAGTCCGCTTTTGCAACTCTCCCTCTGCCGAACGGCGCTATCTCCGCGTCGGACCCCCGCTTTGGTGCATACACGGAGAGCATTTCTAATCCTCTCACCGAGAACACGGGAATCGTCAAAATAGATTGGCAACTGCGTCCTTCCGATCACATCACTGGTCGTTACAACGCCAATCAAAATCTCACAGAGACCTATACAGGCGTTGCCTTGGGACAGGTGCAGGATGCGCCTGGATTTATGCAGCTTGCGATGTTAAATTACACCCACACCTTCACTCCGAATGTAATCAACGAAGCAAGTTTTTTCTTCAATCGCTTCCACGTTGATCCCCGTGCCTCAAATGTCGCATCTGTCTTGACCTCTCCCATCATCGGCTTTGGCGAAGGCGCTGGTGTCGGTCCGGGCCTCTTCGATCTTCACGTCGCCAACAACTCTTTTACATGGCAGGACAACGTCACCATTGTTCATGGCCGTAATCAAATCAAAGTTGGGGGAACGGCTATTCGCAACCAGGACAATAAAGAGCTTGGTTATCAGATGACGGTCAGCTATCTCACCTTCGCAGACGCTCAGCAAAATCTTGCATTTTCCGATGGCACCTTGGGCTTTCCCAGAATCGGTATCCGCAACACATATTTTTATCTCTTTGGTCAGGACAACCTTCAGGTAAGCAGGCAACTCAGTTTCAACATGGGGTTGCGATATCAATATGATAGTTCTCCCACGGAATCGCAGGGGAGGATCGCAAATTTCAACCCTGCTACAAATAAGCTCGACCCAGTCGGAGGCACTGTCCTCAATGCGCCCCGCCTTAATTTCGCTCCCCGATTCGGCATTTCGTATAGTCCCCGCGCATCTGGCAACCTGGTGCTCCGAGGCGGCTTTGGCATCTTCTTCTCTGACCTGAATGCCGGTAACCTGGCACAGAACCTTCCGTCCAACACAGGTCTTGGGTTCAGCGCTTCCGTGAACAATGTTCAAGTTCCCGGCCTCCAGGGACTGCCCTTTCCTGATCTCGCTTCCTTCGCTGTTCCGACGACAAATTTCTCCGCAATCGTGAAGAACTATCAAGAGCCATACTCCGAAAAGTGGAACTTCAACGTTCAGCAGGCATTGGGATCCTCCGCTATGATTCAGGTCGGATACAGCGGAGCGAGAGGACTTCACCTCATTGAGGGCTACGACCTTAATAGGCTCTCTCCCGGAAGCACGGTACGTCCCCTTCCCCAGTTCGGCAGCATCAATACGAATACGACAAGCGCGATTTCAAATTATCAGGCGTTCCAGTTGATCTTCAAAAAGCGTTGGCCAAGCGGGCTTTCCTTCAATGCGAGCTACACCCTTTCTCATTCGCTCGACGACGCCCCCACCGTATTCGGTTCCTATCAAGATGATCACAACCCGATTGGCGACTATGGAAACTCTGATTTCGATGATCGTCACAATCTTGAGTTTGACGCGAGCTATGCCATTCCCGCCATCCCTCACATGATGAAAATCGTTGGATCCGGTTGGCAGTACAACACAATTACCGAAATACGGAGTGGGTTCCCATACTCGATCTCCTGCGGATGCGATCCCGAAAATGTTGGACAAGCGAGTTCCCGAGCGGACGTAGTTCCAGGAGTTTCTCCTCGTCCGCAAGGGTTCAGCATCCCCTTGAATCAAATCAACCCAGCAGCCTTCGCCATTCCTGTGGGCCACTTCGGCACCTCGACCAGGAATGCGTATTACGGCCCAGACGCGGTTAACTTCGATATGTCTCTCTTCAAGTCCTTTCCGCTGCCCAAACTGGAGAAGCAGCAAATCACCTTCCGGGCAGAGGCCTTCAATATTTTCAATCATCCACAATTCAGCAATCCGCAATCGGCACTCAACAATATCCCTCAGTTCGGGCAAACTACCAGCACGCTCAGCACTCAGGAGGGTTTTCATACGAGTCGGCAACTGCAATTTGCATTGCGCTACTCCTTCTAA
- the uxuA gene encoding mannonate dehydratase has translation MMQQTWRWFGQSDKVTLSDARQAGAEAIVTALHEVPIGEVWPVEAIRSRQDVVRSAGLEWTVVESLDVSERIKLREPGFERDINHYIASLRNLASCGIGIVAYNLMPLFSWMRTELDFPLASGGTTTRFNATEFAAFDLYMLKRKRAEEDWGEDRIRVAAALYHDMSIAQREKLKNTILQGLPGGNEAFTLDQVRLGLERYRGMNAGDLRSNAAAFLKEVCPVAEELGLRLCVHPDDPPRNLLGLPRIVSTAEDLAYLIGQWPGDANGITFCTGALGVRSDNDLKAMVRKFAHRIWFAHLRSTQREQDSESFFEAGHLDGDADLVSIVIELVKEERRRQAAGDQQRLPFRPDHGRQLLSDKALGAQAGYPAVGRLRGLAELRGVMRACERLL, from the coding sequence ATGATGCAGCAGACCTGGAGATGGTTTGGCCAATCCGACAAAGTAACACTTTCTGATGCGAGACAGGCTGGAGCTGAAGCGATCGTTACAGCTTTGCACGAGGTCCCCATTGGAGAAGTATGGCCGGTCGAGGCGATTAGAAGTCGTCAGGACGTCGTGAGGTCTGCAGGATTGGAGTGGACGGTCGTTGAAAGCCTGGATGTGAGTGAGCGCATCAAGTTACGTGAGCCTGGATTTGAGAGGGATATCAATCACTACATTGCTTCGCTGCGGAACCTTGCGTCCTGCGGGATAGGCATTGTCGCCTACAATCTGATGCCGCTTTTCAGTTGGATGAGAACAGAACTGGATTTCCCCCTTGCCAGCGGCGGCACAACAACGCGGTTCAACGCGACAGAATTTGCAGCATTCGATTTATACATGCTCAAACGAAAAAGAGCGGAAGAAGATTGGGGTGAAGACCGCATTCGCGTCGCAGCCGCGCTCTATCATGACATGTCTATTGCACAGCGTGAAAAGCTGAAGAACACCATTCTTCAGGGACTTCCAGGAGGGAATGAGGCATTCACGCTGGATCAGGTTCGATTGGGACTTGAACGCTACCGAGGGATGAATGCAGGCGATCTTAGGTCTAATGCAGCCGCCTTTTTAAAAGAAGTCTGTCCAGTTGCCGAGGAGCTTGGCTTAAGGCTGTGTGTTCATCCCGATGATCCTCCGCGAAATCTGCTGGGACTGCCGCGAATTGTCAGTACGGCGGAGGATCTCGCATATTTGATCGGCCAATGGCCGGGCGATGCTAACGGAATCACCTTTTGCACCGGCGCTCTCGGTGTTCGCAGCGACAACGATCTCAAAGCGATGGTTCGTAAATTTGCGCACCGCATCTGGTTTGCTCATCTCCGGTCGACACAGCGTGAGCAGGATAGCGAGAGCTTTTTTGAAGCTGGGCATCTCGATGGTGATGCCGATCTTGTCTCAATTGTGATCGAACTTGTGAAAGAAGAGCGCCGGCGTCAAGCTGCGGGCGACCAGCAGAGGTTGCCGTTCCGTCCTGACCATGGCCGACAGCTTCTCTCGGATAAAGCCCTGGGAGCGCAAGCAGGCTACCCTGCTGTAGGACGCCTTCGGGGTCTGGCAGAGTTGCGGGGAGTGATGCGTGCCTGTGAACGCCTGTTGTAA
- a CDS encoding ROK family protein yields MLALSLDMGGTHIGCAVVRDQKILACSSLAAESAKGLASILPLIAQTLQQLLDESGETLSACGGLAVGFPGIIDARTSRILSTLKKYEDAKELDLGAWSEEVLGLPLRMENDARMALLGEQFAGSAQGVSDVVMMTLGTGIGGAAIIHGRLLRGAHAQAACLGGHLPVNYRGRLCKCGNIGCAEAEASGWALPGIIREHPAFATSLLAAEPELNFRRLFDTADLGDHVALEVRQHCLEVWAANAVALIHAYDPEVVIMGGGVLGRADVILPFVQNHINKYAWAAWGTPVVRAAELGEKAALLGAVPLLTEAR; encoded by the coding sequence ATGCTTGCCTTATCTCTTGACATGGGCGGAACACATATTGGTTGCGCGGTGGTGCGTGATCAGAAGATACTGGCCTGCTCCTCGCTTGCAGCCGAGAGTGCTAAGGGCCTCGCTTCCATCCTTCCCCTGATCGCACAGACCTTGCAGCAGCTTCTGGACGAGTCCGGAGAGACTCTAAGTGCATGTGGTGGTCTCGCTGTCGGCTTTCCGGGAATCATCGATGCTCGAACCAGCCGCATCCTTTCCACGTTGAAGAAGTATGAGGACGCGAAGGAGTTGGATCTCGGCGCGTGGAGCGAAGAGGTTCTTGGTCTACCCCTGCGTATGGAGAACGACGCGCGCATGGCGCTCCTCGGCGAGCAATTTGCGGGAAGCGCTCAAGGTGTAAGTGATGTGGTCATGATGACACTGGGGACAGGCATTGGTGGGGCAGCGATAATTCATGGCAGGCTGTTACGCGGCGCACACGCACAAGCTGCCTGTCTTGGCGGGCACTTGCCGGTTAATTACCGGGGACGACTTTGTAAGTGCGGTAATATCGGCTGTGCCGAAGCAGAAGCATCCGGTTGGGCCTTGCCAGGGATCATTCGGGAGCATCCGGCGTTTGCAACCAGCCTCCTTGCCGCGGAACCGGAACTGAACTTTCGTAGGCTCTTCGATACGGCCGACCTGGGTGATCACGTTGCCTTGGAAGTACGGCAGCATTGCCTTGAGGTCTGGGCTGCCAACGCGGTGGCTTTAATTCACGCTTACGATCCGGAAGTTGTGATCATGGGGGGTGGAGTCTTGGGTCGGGCAGACGTCATATTGCCTTTTGTACAGAACCACATCAATAAGTATGCCTGGGCTGCGTGGGGAACGCCCGTCGTGCGAGCTGCGGAGCTTGGCGAGAAAGCCGCACTCCTGGGGGCTGTTCCGCTACTGACGGAAGCACGCTAA
- a CDS encoding L-rhamnose/proton symporter RhaT: MSNAALGFAILVLASMMNASFTLPMKYTSRWAWENTWLVWTIFALLILPPVITLSTVPHLGEIYSSVAPSMLLVVMLFGVGWGVAQVFFGLAVDAIGIALTFSLVLGTSAAVGTLIPLVRLHPERLQTPAGHGVLVGVALVIAGVLVCAIAGRMREKARSGHAATHKSSGLGIALAILCGLGASFINLGLAFGSSLTEAARSAGAGELNASNVIWMPLMLAGAIPNLLYCLWLLRKNRTGSKFADGRLSHWGLAFVMAVLWLGSTLLYGFAAAKLGSLGPVLGWPLFMSLIVIIASLLGMTTGEWRNSGRLPIRIQWSGVALLVLAVFILASMSRYFS; this comes from the coding sequence ATGAGCAATGCCGCACTCGGATTCGCGATTCTTGTATTGGCCAGCATGATGAATGCCAGCTTCACGCTTCCAATGAAGTACACATCTCGCTGGGCGTGGGAAAACACCTGGCTGGTGTGGACGATTTTTGCGCTGCTGATTTTGCCGCCGGTGATTACGCTTAGTACGGTGCCTCATCTCGGAGAGATTTACTCATCAGTGGCTCCTAGTATGCTGTTGGTGGTCATGCTCTTCGGCGTTGGATGGGGAGTTGCACAGGTATTTTTTGGGTTAGCAGTCGATGCGATCGGCATTGCGCTTACATTCTCTCTCGTACTGGGAACGTCTGCTGCTGTTGGTACTCTCATACCGCTGGTTCGTTTACATCCTGAGCGTCTGCAAACTCCTGCCGGACACGGTGTACTTGTCGGTGTCGCACTGGTTATAGCAGGAGTGCTCGTCTGCGCCATTGCAGGACGCATGCGGGAGAAAGCTCGGAGCGGACATGCCGCAACGCATAAGAGTTCTGGGCTTGGCATTGCCCTCGCGATTCTTTGTGGGTTGGGAGCCTCGTTTATAAATCTCGGTCTCGCTTTTGGAAGCTCCCTTACCGAAGCGGCGCGATCCGCAGGTGCGGGAGAATTGAACGCTTCCAATGTGATCTGGATGCCGCTTATGCTGGCTGGGGCAATTCCAAACTTGTTGTATTGTCTGTGGCTGCTGCGGAAAAATCGTACGGGCAGCAAGTTTGCGGATGGGCGTCTGAGCCATTGGGGGCTGGCATTTGTGATGGCAGTCCTATGGTTGGGCAGTACGCTCTTGTATGGCTTTGCTGCCGCGAAGCTGGGCTCGTTGGGGCCGGTCCTGGGATGGCCGCTCTTTATGTCTCTCATCGTTATTATTGCAAGCCTGCTGGGCATGACAACCGGAGAATGGAGGAACAGCGGGCGCCTCCCGATCAGAATCCAATGGAGCGGGGTAGCTTTGCTGGTCCTCGCTGTTTTTATTCTTGCCAGCATGAGCCGGTACTTCTCTTAA